Within Balearica regulorum gibbericeps isolate bBalReg1 chromosome 10, bBalReg1.pri, whole genome shotgun sequence, the genomic segment GCCTAACTGCAGCCTAACGGCAGTGCGCGATGGAACGTGTCCCTGTGGCGTGGCTGTATCGTGAGAGCTGCATCCGGGTCTGGCCACCTTGTTGCTAGTATGAAGTCAGCCTTCCAAAGCGAAATTGGAGAATGGCGTTAGTGCAAGGAACTGCATGAGCTTACATTACAAGAGAGCATGTACAACTTTGGCATGTGGACTCTAAATCCATGGAAAGGTGTCAAGACCAAGGCATGAACGGCTGTTTCTGGAGTGCCATTCACAGTTGGTTGAGTAAATGGAAATCACAAGGTGAACTAAACCACAGGTAACACTGACGTGATCACAGGACGTGAAAGGTCGCTTGACGTTACTTCAGGGTTTAAGGCAAGCAAAATCCTATAGCTTCTGATCCGATGTGGACGTTGCAGTAGGCAGTTAGAAATGATAGAATAGAAAAACTTATGATCAGCGCAAGGCCTGACCACCCTGGACCCCTCAGCAGTCCCACTCTTTGGAAAGCCTGTGTACCAGATGattgctttgtgtattttcaggAAGGCAATAAAGAGCTGCTCTGGCTGTGCTGTGCACTTCAGGAGGCGATGCTTTTCCCTGCCCACTGCCCGGGATTTTTTCACCACCGTTTGGCACGGCTGAGAGGCTGAACTGCTGCTGAAAGCCTTAAAACTGTTCGGGTAAAATTGCCGATGCTTTCTCGCCAGGCCTGGCCCAACAAGCTTTGTCAAGAACCTCCGCAGGTTCCTCCTGGATCCTCCTTCACAGGACATCAGCCGTGATCAGGAAACGAGCAAGGCAAGTCACGATCTTTACAGGAGGGCTTTAGAATTGTCTCTAGTGCAATTAGCATTTTTCTAGATAACGCTGACATTTTGGCAAAGATTCATACGAGAATTAATTTATTGGCAGTGCAATGAAAATGAATTCTCGCTTCAGTAGGATAGGTGCACTTCTGTTTTGAGCATTCTGGTTTTTCACCTACctgagcagaaaacagcagattCTGAAACGCTTGGCTCCCACAGGACGATTGTGATGGTTACAATAAAACATGAAGGTTCTCCAAGTATCTTACAGCACACTAAGAATCTTTagtaatacttttattttcctcaaagtAGACATTTCTGGGGTTTTATTCTGTTGCTCTTACCTATGCTACAAGAGCAGCAAGATTTCTCTTGAGTGGATGAAGCCAACGTTAGCCTAGCTTTCTCAATTAAGTTTCTATTCCCTTCAActtacagttaaaaatatatatggtaATACATAAGCTGAATGGAAATCctgagatttattttgtgaAGCTTTGATACAGTTAATTAAGGCCAGTTCAAATACAAATATGTTGGAAAATTCATCTGTGTACCAGAAATGAAATTCCCTAATTCAGTGACGCCTACGGCCCACACTGTCTGTAGTATGATCTTCTGATACGTTTGGCCTTTGCATGTATAGAAAAGATGTTACCAAAAGGCAGCCAGAACTAAAGTCTTCCTAGCTAGCTATACTTTATCTGGTATGGAACAGATCTAGAAAAACCAAGAGATGTTACTGCAGCTCTGAAAAGTCTGAATATTGGcctaaattaattaaaactttgtAAGAATTTATATGTGTGTGAACACACAAAATATAGAATCAATAACTGACCACATGATAAACAAACCAAGGTTCTCTTTTATTACTCTCACTGTTCGAAGGAAAGCAAAGATCAGAATTTTCTTCTAAGTAGTACTGTCTGAAACATCCATCTTTCTTTAGCTAAATAGCTGCTCCttggaaaaaacaacacagcTTCTAGTAAGTAGTAAAAGAGAACCAAAAATCATTGGGTTGTATTTTGGGTTTCAGAACAGTTCAACAGAATACTGTTGAGGACCCTTAACATCGTGGTAGCAGTTCAAAACAGGGAGATCCTCCATGACCTGCCCGCGAGAGGAGCAGGGATGTGCGGTTCCACGCTGTCCTGGCTGTTGCAGAGTATCTCCCACACGTCAGGATCGCTCTGTGGGTCAATCTACCTGTGGGGTTACTTCAGGCAGTAAAGTTGCAATGAACACAGGCAGTAAATGGATTCTGTTGCTAAGTGCAGTGGCATCAAACAGCTACAGAACTAAGTCACAGGCTttctttgggaggaaaaaagaaacctcaagGCAAGCCAGGCAGGGTAAACAGCTGCTGCCGTAGGCTCTGCCACAGCCAGAACCCATGTGTCATCAGTATGGCAGCAGCTGACTTGAAACATTTATTCCTCAGCAGCTGTGAAGAAGGAAATCGTAACCCCCTACAGCCTTGGATCAGCTGTGTCAGACTGCTGTAGTACCTTCCACTGCTCCTACCATCATTTTGACATCTGTAAATCTAACAGGGGAAGTAATTACAAGTGTAATGCTTTGTCAGTGTGCTGGCTTTCTTTTTGACAGCTggcaaaaatgttgttttaaggGAGAGGCTACTTCAGTTAAAGATATTCCCAAAATTACAGTCCTTACAGTTCTCATGGTTAGACTATTGCTTCACCACAGTCATTTTCATCCTTCTCCCTTAAGCTGTAATCCTCTCATAACAAGAGTTCATCCTGTCTGGACAGTGCACAATCTCAACTAAAATTTTTGGCTACTTTACTATTATGCAACTGATTCTTTTCACCTTTGAGTCAAATACAGAAGCcttaaaaaagcaagcatagGATCACCATTAGTTCTCTCTTCATAGATCTCGACCCTGCTTTGCTATTAAATAGTGAACACTGTACACACAGTCAAGTAAAGGAACACAGTATATACATTACAAGAGATCACCAACTGTATCATACATTTAATAAATGAACTGGGATCCATACACCAAAAGAGAACATTGTTTACACAATGAAGTGGAAAGTAAAAACACTACCCCTCTCGCTAGTTATTCTTTTTACCTGCAGTTTACCAAGTTATACAATATATTTATAGGTTacttccaaaatgttttaaacatctAAATTTTGCATTcccttgcattaaaaaattacatattaatTACTCTGGAAAGTTTCTGAACTCTGTTTAGCAGCAAATCTCCTTTCTTGATGGTTTCTTGGTACTGCCAATTCTTGCTATCAGGCCTAAGAAttgtgggggggaaaaaaaaaaaaaaaggtttagaaGTGAGAATATGTTTTACACCAGGCcacttttacatttctgtaataaGTGTCATCAAAGTGTACAGAATTCAACTGGGCTGTCAAAAACAATTTCTAGGAATTAATAACATACCTGTTAGTTTCTACAATCTCATTTACTTTGTCTATTTTGCAGTGTAACCGCCCAGCTGCAATAAATCTTGAAAGCTCCctaagaaacaacaaaaaaaacccagttggTTAAATCACATTTCACCAAGGCCTTGTAGACTGGGCTGTACTGAACCTTCTGTTACAACACAACATTGTCACCGCACTCTATTTCTGGAGCAACAGCCTATATATTTTCATAAGGTATCTTACGCATCATCTTATTAAAGCTTGGACATTACACACAAGAATCATCATTCTTGCAATCTGAATACAAAATgtctcagtattttcttctcaggCCAAAGCGTTGTACTTGAGTTAGTGAAATTTATCGCTTGGCTTAGCACCAACTACTCTTCAAATTCAAAGGCAGCAGCCATGTAGTGTGCCTATTCGGAATTAATGCTGATGTAAATATCTTCAAGCCAGTCCATTTATTAGAAAAGTCTCTTCAGAGTTCCCTACTCTCTAGTAGCTCTaaacatgctgctttttaaaattatcattattttgcTTAATCAACTGGTGGTCTACAGCACATTCCTGATggtagaagaaaatgtttctgtgatcAACAGTAAAACAAGCTACAACTAATAATAAATTACTGGGAAGCATAAAAACTAGTATGACTTTACAATGTTTACCTTTGAATTGAATGGTATTTGGTTTCTCTTGAAACACCTATTAATATCTGAATATTTCAAGCAGTACTAATATTTCTGTAACACTTTTCTATATTAGAAAATATGAAACTTCTCTATGAAAGAAGAACAACTCTTGTAAAGGCATTTGAAACAAAGTGTTTCATGTATAAAGAGTAAAAGTCAATTTCTCACTTCATGTTAGTTCTCATCATGATCTAAATCTCTTGGTTTTACACTAGAAAAGAATTGCAAAATGAGACTGCAGTGTATGTTTGATTTAAGTGAAAAACAGCATATCCTGTCCACGcaccagaaagcaaattaaactaAATAAGGAGACTTGTAGGGTACGTAAAATGTGTGGATCCCCAAAATTGTACCAGTTGAGTTTTTGCACAGCTGTGAACTAAATCATCCTCTAAAAATCTTAAGTTTCATAGTTTATGAAGGTCCATAGAAACAGCATTATAAAGAACAAAGTTATTAATAAAAGAGTAGTTTGTCATACAGCATGTAGAGTgaaagaaatactggaaaagtTGTCATAAGTGACTGCAATCAAATTATCTTCTTTAGTGAAACATAAGATTCACTTAAATTTAGCCAAGCTCTTTCATAGACACATAACTTGGCATGTTTAAAATCAAAGTagaacaaagatttttattcatAATGGGATCATTATAAACAATTAAACAGTGTAAAGTGAGACCTTTATGAACTTAAAAAGCCAAATAACTTACTGATCTATGAATTCTACACTGACTCCAAATGCTTCTGCCATGTATCCTAATGTCAATGACCGGTAGGACTCTAGGAGCTGGCTATATGCGTGAATTCTCATTTCCCGTACATAGTATCGATAGTGAGGTGCAAACAGCCAatcttttttcatctcttgctCTACaatagctgaaagaaaaaaaagaagaaaaagaaaatgactcAGTAATAtctaagaaatgtaaaatatcagttatgtaaataaaacacacacCACCAGTTAAGAAATAGTCAGTGTGAACCCAACTGTATTGTATTCTTATATACTTCAGGATATGAAAGGTAGTCTACACTGAAGAGAAGTTCATATAATCTGTCTCAATTTTGGAAGCAGAAGCAGTAACGACATGCAAACAATATTGTGGCAAAGCTAACAACCCTGTTTGTCAGCACAGAATCCCTTTCGGGGTGTGAGCCAGTCCCCCTCCGATGCAGGGGGATGACCTCACCACAGACACATGCTGGGACCTGCTGTCACACAGCAGCAAAGCGGAGCTGGGAAACAGTTGGTACTTGGTGGGTAACTACTGGAAGAAACATTGTTACCTGGGTAAGGAAATAAGATCAACTTTCTGGTACTAGGTCTCAAATTAGGATTTCTAGGCACTGAAGTGACTTTTTCTCCTGCCAGATTTAGTTCTCAGCCAGCAATAGAAAAATGTTGCCCTTAGCTCTTAATCTCATCAGGCCTAGTCTTCCACAAAACGAAGggttcttttttgctttttctaatttcttattttcttgtattctAAGtctcacagaaggaaaacaagcagtcTGAGAACTGGTAAGAATGAGAttcttctgaaaagcttttcttcagtgTCACCCTTTTACACAGAAACCAGAGCAGAAAGCCAATGGTAACAACAACAGTGAAAACTTTCTGTGTAATATCTTTTACAGGTTGAGATTTCAGGGCCTTAAGACTACAAGCCTCATAACTTCTTTCAAAGGTAAAACCTTTCAAAGCTTTCTCGTCTGACCTGGCTCTTCAGGTAAGACAGTGCTCCATAGCCAtgtgaaaatgcttttccacCTAATCAGGTGGGACCTTTCAAAAAGCTCACTGTATGCaaaggttggttggttttaaaaatcaaacagcagcaaattttAGGtcactgcttaaaaaaacaaaatctgatttttttctgcataaagtAGCTCTAGTTCTAGACTGTAGCTACTCCACAAAAGTTGTGCACGATCTGAAACAAATAATTGAAGCACTTGAAACAGTGTTGTAGGAAAAAACCACAGCCTTACCTAAGGACTGGAAAAAGGCTGCATAACGGCATTCATACAGAGAAAAGAGATACTGTCGTACAGCTGGCAAACTGTGTAACACTTCCAGAATCTCTGCTCCTTTAATAacctgaaagcaaacaaacaacatgTCTAAATACCACCACTTTCCGCCTGGAGATAAACAAGTTAAAGACAGGCTGTGTCTGTTAGAACTGGTGTTTTCATCTGCTTTCCTTACCTTTTCCCTAAGGTCAGGCCTGTCTAGTGCAATCATGCTGACATAGACCGTGTATGTTACAAATGTTTTGTAATCCATAAGTTCATAGGATGTAAACGTCGAAACTGTATCAAGGAAGAGCTCTGCTGCTTGTTTGAAGTCTCGAATAGCTACACAGTAAAGGCCCTGGTACACTTTGAGACGATTTCTCCTGTCCCAGTCTCCTCCTTCTTCTATTAGActtaaaagagaacaaaaagaagtatttaCTTATGTAAATGTATTATGTAATGTTATATGAAAGTAGTACAGTAGATCAACTGATACCATGTGATTAGAGAAAGAATAATTTGGTTTATGTTACAATTTTTGAAACAGTCCAGGTTTTGTACATCTGTCAGGGGGAGGAAAGTGGCTTCCTTGGGACAGGAGAGGTCAGACGCTTTTGCACAGTGTATGTTTCAACTGAAAGTTAAAGTTTATAGCCTCTAAAGTCGTGACAACAGTCTTCTGAGATGTACACGCAAATATTACTGCCAACCTTAGCTGTGGCAATATATTTCCACTGCCTGTGCTGCTAAAATCAAAGCCATCCAACTAGcagcatagaaaaaaattttaaagttgcCACTTTTCAAGAATCATAGTAACACAAAATTGATGTGGCTATACGCAGGACCACAGATAAAATCGGCTGAGAAggcaacacaaaaaaatcattgccCAAGGAACGTGGTAACTGGGAAGACACCCCTCATAGCACCAGCAAAGAGACTGGAAACTGCAGCTTGCTACAGGAACCCCTGAAGTTCAAAATGCTGGGAGCATGGAGACACTGGAGACAGCAGTGGGCTACAAATTAAAATCAAGTCAGCTGCTAGAAAATAGCTCGCTCACtcaaaaaattaatctttcttttctcttccccctcattaaaaaaaaaaataatccaggaaCAGGAAGGTTTTAGTACAAGGTTAACACCCACCCATCACTCGGTGATTGTGTCTCACAACCAGTCTTAGTCATTTCTTGACAGAAAGGTAtttatcttccatttcttttgttaCAGTTTGTCTCAAAAGTGCTGTAAGTGCACTCAAACAACCCAAGCAGTacctttttgccttttcaatGTTCCGTGTGATGAGGTCGTTATCCATATAAAACAAGCCAATCCTTAGAAGATAGAACACAATATCCAGACGATGTCCTAGTGCCACGGTTTTGTCATAAGTCTTGCGGAACGCAGTCAGAGCTCCCTCCTAGCAAGACAGTATTTTCTACTGTAAGAATGTTAAAAGCACCTAGAATGTTTACAAAACACCTGTCGGAAGTACACGTGTTGTCTTCCATTGGCAGTTGTGActttcagtttctcacagaaCTTTAATATTATGCATTCTGAATAATCTTAAAGAATCAAAGTTTAAATCCAGTTAAAAGAGCGGATTCTCATGTATCTTTTAAATCTAAGGACTATGAAAATCTACTCTGTAACCTGAAATTAAGGTGCGCTATGTAAATAGCTTAGAAAAGTCTACAGACATaagcaaagtggaaaaataacatctgcaaatggaaaataaccttttcccttttcaagaAAAGAGTGTTTTAAGgtctgcttggtttttttctaagtaatttaaatttcagtaacaCTCTCTCCTATCTCCCACTCATGTCTGAGTTCTGCCATAGAGAAAACGTACCGCAAATCACGTAGCTTCCTCCCTACAAACAGTGCTCACTGGAACCTGCCTAGCTAGGAGGATTACAATGCAGTGTTTTCATATGAGTCCATAAAGCCTCTGCCATGAACCAACCTTGTCCCCAATCCTGCACAGGTACTCAGCTTTGGCCATCATTGCATCTCGGATTTCACTCTCCCCCAAGAtcttttctgcatcttctaATTCATTATCGAGACGTTTCAGTTCTTCCTCGTTAGCTTTCTTCATCTTGTTCAACAGATCCACATCGATCTGCCATTCAAGAGACTTGCAGAGTGCTTCGTAATACGGAGccatatctgaaagaaaagcagaaaggcttCCGCTACTAATTGCTGCAACAAGTGTACGCATGAGCACTGAAGGACAACACAACCGCACATCGATGCCAGCTACACCCTTTCTACAGTCAGGTACCCATTAAACCCGGACATTACAGAGCCAGAGTTTCAGCAGGCCTTGCCTGTCACGCTTTTTGCTCTCTTTACACCTCTCCTGCTTGCGCTTTCCTTTACTCTCTGTCCCTGAGCGCAGCGGACCCCGGTGCTTAACTCGTGCCTTTCAGAACACCAGCACGATGCAGCAGGGGCCAAAGCCGGGGCCAAGGCACCACACTGCTGTGTCCAaacctcccttccccctctgcccccgcCCCCGGACTGCCCACGGCCCAGGGGCAGACTGATGCCCTCCAGCTGGGAAAGGCGTACACACGCCCGGGGACGGGAGAGGCTCCCCTGCAGCGGCAGGGACGGACACagacccccccgccccgctcccctcgcACCAGGCCGCACTCACTGTGGAGCCGCACGGCCGCCATCAGCTCGTCGCGCGCGGCGGGGTCGGGCGCGCGTGGCCGAAGGCTGAGGAGGAAGCGGAGCTGGGCGATGCGGAGGTCGGGGTTCTTGGGCagcccctcctcctccaggttCTCCAGCGGCATggcggcgggacgggacgggacggggcaggacggctcggctcggctcggctcggctccggggggcggcgggcgggcggcggcgcggcccaGTGACTCAGCTGCGACGGGCGGAAACGGCGGCGCTCTTCCGCCTCGCAGCGCCCCCTACCGGACCGGAGGCCTCCGAGCGCTGGGCCGCGGGTCCACGAGCGGGGGAGTGCGCATGCACGGGGAGGTGCctgcggaggggggggggtaCGCGCTGCGAGTGCGCGCATGCGCCGGACGGCTGTGGGGAGAGGCGCGCGTGGGCCGTAGGGGTGATGCGGAGGCTGTGGGTGCTGCGGGCAGCGCGAGCGCTGCGGGGGTGCCGAGGCTGTGCGCGGTGTGTGCCTGTACGGGCCGGGCGGCTGCAGGGGCCGGGCACACGCTGCGCGCGCTGTAGGAGCCCTGCACGCGCGGTCTGTAGGCGCGGCTCTCCCTGCCCGGGCCCCCCCCGAGCACCCCGGTGTCTGCAcgccgtgccgagccgtgcccagccgtgccgagccgtgccCAGCCGTGCCCAGCCGTGCCCGGGGCCCGCCTGCCTTTCCCCGTGCCCGGGTTGGCTTTGCTGGGCTTTCCCGAAAGGGCTTCTCCGTGTGGGGTGCTTTGGGCGCGGGGTGGCGAGGGGTACGGGACGGGGTCTCGGCCTGTGCGGTGAAAAGTAACAAGCGTAGGTTCGTAGCTTTCGTagttgcagaaaaaaagctggGGTGTGTTACCCAAAAGCGTGCCTgtggctcaaaaaaaaaaaacccagaaggcaaataaaaggggctttaaaaaacccctgtttTGGTTGTGTATCGTGGGTTGGGGGTAAAGCGTCGCTCCTGCCTTCTGCCCGACGTTCCCATGTACTTTTCATCCAGCTTTTCTTAacatttctccatctctttgtTGAACATcttcagttttgtcttttctgacCTCACGCAATGCACACTGCTGGTACCAGGGGCTGCAGCGTGTTCCTGGCCAGCGCCTTCTCCCTTGGCCACGGCCAGCCaaggtgggtgggtgggtgggtgggtgggtgctcCCCCATGTGTCACCCCACCCCATCAGTCTGCCGGGGGCTGTCTGCAAACTGTCTGTGCCAAATGTTACCGATGGGGCATGTGAGCACAGCATCCTCCATGTCTTCGTGAATTCCCGCGTGTGGAGGTGTTGGGGTTCAGCCCTGCCCACTACCCAAAGTCAGTCAAAGCCCCTTTTATCCTGTAAGACGCTGTATCGGCCCTTGTTTTCCCTTGCGCGTTTGTCACTTGTAATGACATCACGACGCAGTTGGTGCTGGTGCAGCGGCGCTGGGCCAGCCGTTGTCACTGCAGTGCTGGCTGGCGGGTCGTTCCCCTGCCTGGGCGCTGCTGGGGGAGTGGGGATGCCCGAGCTGGGCGGCGGGGTGCTTGGCTCCTGCAAGGGGCAGTTCtgggtgcccagggctgtcctGTGGGATGCAGGATCCCACCCGGCCCAGCCTGGACTGCACTTGCCTGCCCAGCTGAGATCCTCCGGacactttttggttttaaatgatgTCTTGTGCTGGAATGGGGTTTTAAACACAATGCTTTTTGCCAGTGCCTCtattttggggttgggtttttcaTCTAGGTCATGGGAGAAACTGTTCCCTCAACTGTTTTGGCACAGTGTGTTCCTAAGATTGGCTTCTTTATATTGCATGTGAATTATTTAGAAGTTTGCTGGAAGGAACTGTTGTCTGCTGCATTGTTGATAAGTGCTAATATTTGTTATGTTGATTctgatttttccccccttcattCAAGTCATTGGCTTGTAGTTCTAGTGTGTTAGAAAAACATAAAGGAGAATCTGTGTTTTAGGTTGGGCAACTCCTTTGTTTTTTTAggagcaggggtttttttgtgttctgtttcGTCTCTTTTTTTAGTTGCAATCTCTTTTGTATTGATTGCACAATAAGGAATTGCTTTGATGCTTTGCAGAGAACTGCACGTAGATCTTTTTGCAGCAATGTTTATGTTATTTGCCTGTTGGCCTTTGTGTTTGCTCAGAGAcctattagattttttttttttttatgacagatGCTTTTAGGTctcttgcatatttttcttttgaatcgTGTCCCCAGCTATATTTCTTGGGCAGTGTGCTCCAGTGCTGCGGTATGCTGTTTATTCTTAGTGTGTGTGCCTCGTTTAGGAAGAAAAggacatttggggttttttctgctacGTAAGGCTGATGTTTCATACGCTCAGGCATTGCACATGCGGGTGAGTGTTCCTTGTGTGAGCAGTCGAGCTGGGATTAGCTCACAAAAattgaagaagaagaaaaaaaattgaatcagCTCCAACGTCCAGTTATTGCAGCCAGTCTCTCCGGCGCTGGGTGGAAAGTATGTGCAGCTCCCTTGTAAGCAGATAACCTGGCTGTCACCTTCGCTCTTTTCCTAATCCCTAATAAAGATTGGTTTGCAACCACAGCAAGAGGTCTGCCTCTCTTCCAAAACTTGTGTCATTCCTAACTATTATAGCTCTGGCCATTCTTACTGTCCACAGAAATACCCACGCCCCGTCAGCGTCGCTGCGTTTTTGGCATCCCCAGTTCGTCGTGGCAGTAAAAGCCACAGTTTCATTATGTACTGTGGGAGAAAAAGTTTTTCATTCTCCCCTTTCTGGATTTGCCACTTTTTAATTGGCCCCAAAATAAGTTGCTAGGTGTGAGAAGAGTAAGGGAGctgagttttaattttcctgggTTTGGTTATTGCTaaaatgttgtgttttgttttgtaaccATATGAAACACTAGTTAATTAAAAACCCCCTGCATTTATTGTCTGTAAATATTTGCccacattttcatatttatgtaCATTTAAGCAATAACTGGGAGCAAGAGAACCAGCTACACGCACGTGACGTTCACTGCTAAACAtgaaaggaaatacagagaGAATATTGATAcctcaaatatttatatgaagAATTAAGGCCTTGTGGTGACTGTAATTCTCACGTGGCCTTACAGCATTCAAAAGGATCTAAAtgaataaatactttcttttttttcttttttttttccaaaatggacATTAAATGATTGTTTCCTTCCCAGCAAGATGCAGCGGGGCTGCGAGGTGCCCTATGGTGGCTTTTTAGTAACTCGAATGATGCTCTTGCTTGACGAGCGACGGTACGGATATGCTGCAGGTTGTTTTAGTAGCGTAATACACCCTGGTCATCCAGCTGGAAGTAGGAGTCAGCCACTTTagcagctggcaggagctcCTCAGCAGCTCCCTATGGCTCTGCACCCACAAAGCACTAATCCTGTCTGCCTTCCTGCTCGCACCAACCCCAGGAGCAGTTCTGGTGACATTCGGGGCATCCAAGGAGGTGTCCTCTGCCAGATGGTGATTTTGGAGAAGGGCAGGTT encodes:
- the PSMD6 gene encoding 26S proteasome non-ATPase regulatory subunit 6, translating into MPLENLEEEGLPKNPDLRIAQLRFLLSLRPRAPDPAARDELMAAVRLHNMAPYYEALCKSLEWQIDVDLLNKMKKANEEELKRLDNELEDAEKILGESEIRDAMMAKAEYLCRIGDKEGALTAFRKTYDKTVALGHRLDIVFYLLRIGLFYMDNDLITRNIEKAKSLIEEGGDWDRRNRLKVYQGLYCVAIRDFKQAAELFLDTVSTFTSYELMDYKTFVTYTVYVSMIALDRPDLREKVIKGAEILEVLHSLPAVRQYLFSLYECRYAAFFQSLAIVEQEMKKDWLFAPHYRYYVREMRIHAYSQLLESYRSLTLGYMAEAFGVSVEFIDQELSRFIAAGRLHCKIDKVNEIVETNRPDSKNWQYQETIKKGDLLLNRVQKLSRVINM